The proteins below come from a single Garra rufa chromosome 3, GarRuf1.0, whole genome shotgun sequence genomic window:
- the nr1h3 gene encoding oxysterols receptor LXR-alpha — protein MSTLSTTDITDVGHGDSLCSGSEEGPSAATAEVKQEILSLTASYGTSHNELNDTLLMEPNDIKMYPTEDTPAPEGQPVKRKKGPAPKMLGNEVCSVCGDKASGFHYNVLSCEGCKGFFRRSVIKGAQYTCKNSGRCEMDMYMRRKCQQCRLRKCREAGMLEQCVLSEEQIRLKKMKKQEEETARTSAVAAPSPAPEMPPLAPEQQEMIEKLVAMQKQCNKRSFLDRPKVTPWPQSQDPLNREVRQQRFAHFTELAIMSVQEIVDFAKQLPGFLELTREDQIALLKTSTIEIMLLETSRRYNPTIDSITFLKDFSYNKEDFAKAGLQFEFINPIFEFSKGMNDLHLDEAEYALLIAINIFSADRPNVQDHELVERLQQPYVDALHSYIRIKRPNDHLMFPRMLMKLVSLRTLSSVHSEQVFALRLQDKKLPPLLSEIWDVHE, from the exons GAGACTCTCTCTGCTCTGGCAGTGAAGAGGGCCCTTCAGCAGCGACAGCAGAAGTGAAACAGGAGATTCTCAGTCTGACGGCCTCATACGGCACCTCACACAATGAGCTGAACGACACTCTGCTCATGGAGCCCAACGACATCAAGATGTACCCCACAGAGGACACACCTGCACCCG AGGGTCAGCCAGTCAAGAGAAAGAAAGGCCCTGCTCCTAAGATGTTGGGGAATGAGGTGTGTAGCGTATGTGGAGACAAAGCATCTGGCTTTCATTACAACGTGCTGAGCTGTGAGGGCTGTAAAGGTTTCTTCAGACGCAGCGTCATCAAAGGAGCTCAATACACCTGCAAGAATTCAGGCCGCTGTGAGATGGACATGTACATGCGCCGCAAGTGTCAACAGTGCCGTCTGCGCAAGTGCAGAGAAGCAGGCATGCTGGAGCAAT GTGTGCTGTCAGAAGAGCAGATCCggctgaaaaaaatgaaaaaacaggAAGAAGAGACGGCACGTACCTCTGCAGTGGCAGCACCCAGCCCTGCCCCTGAAATGCCCCCTCTGGCTCCTGAACAGCAGGAGATGATCGAAAAACTGGTGGCCATGCAGAAACAGTGCAACAAACGCTCTTTTCTGGACCGGCCCAAAGTCACT CCTTGGCCACAGAGTCAGGACCCACTTAACCGAGAGGTTCGACAGCAGCGGTTTGCTCATTTCACTGAGCTGGCCATCATGTCTGTGCAGGAGATTGTAGACTTTGCTAAACAGCTGCCTGGCTTCCTGGAGCTCACCCGAGAGGACCAGATCGCCCTGCTGAAGACCTCCACTATAGAG ATCATGCTGCTAGAGACTTCCAGACGTTATAACCCAACGATAGACAGCATCACCTTTCTCAAAGACTTCAGTTACAATAAGGAGGATTTTGCCAAAGCAG GGCTGCAGTTTGAGTTCATCAACCCCATTTTTGAGTTTTCAAAAGGCATGAATGACCTCCACCTGGATGAGGCAGAGTACGCTTTGCTCATCGCTATCAACATTTTCTCAGCAG ACCGACCGAACGTGCAGGATCACGAGTTAGTGGAAAGACTACAGCAGCCATATGTGGACGCTCTCCATTCTTACATCAGAATAAAACGACCTAAC GATCATCTGATGTTTCCCCGGATGCTGATGAAGCTGGTTAGCCTACGCACACTGAGCAGCGTCCACTCAGAGCAAGTCTTTGCTCTGCGCCTCCAAGACAAGAAACTCCCACCTCTGCTTTCCGAAATTTGGGATGTCCACGAGTGA